The Candidatus Binatia bacterium genome includes the window CGCTCCGCGGCGCGCGCGACGAGGCGCGCGGTCACGCGCCCGAACAGCGCGTAGCCGACCGACAGCCCGCCGAGGAAGATCGCCAGCACCGCGGCCGTCGCCTCGCTGTGCGAGCCGAGCAGCGTCGCGAGGTAGCGCTGCCACGCGACCTCGTAGACGAGACCGCTCACGCCGGTGAGCAGCGTGAGGACGAGTGCGATGAAGCGGGTCAAGGAGGAGTCGTCGGCCGTCGGCTGCGGCCGACCGGCGAGCCTAGGCCGTGCGTCGCGCGACGGTCAAGGCGCTGCGCTTCGCGCGGGTCGTTCGGTGCGGAGATCCGGATGCAGCGCGGACGCCGTTACGGCTCGTCGACGCCGAACGTGTCGCACGCCGCGAGCGTCCCCTTCTCGAAGCCGCGGCGGAACCAGCGCGCGCGCTGCTCGGCGGAGCCGTGCGTGAACGACTCCGGCACGACGTAGCCCTGCGTGCGCTTCTGGATGCGGTCGTCGCCGACGGCGGATGCGGCGCCGAGCGCCTCCTCGACGTCGCCGGCTTCGAGCACCGCCTTGGCGCGCTGGGTGTGGTTGGCCCACACGCCGGAAAGACAGTCGGCCTGCAGCTCGAGGCGCACCGAGAGCTCGTTCGCGACGGCGCGATCCGCGCGCTGCTGCGCGTCGCGGACCTTCCCCGCGACGCCGAGCAGGTTCTGCACGTGGTGTCCGACCTCGTGCGCGATGACGTAGGCCTGCGCGAAGTCGCCCTCGGCGCCGAAGCGCTCCTGCAGCTCGTCGTAGAACTGCAGGTCGATGTACACCTTGCCGTCGAGCGGGCAGTAGAACGGACCGACCGCCGCCTGCGCGAAGCCGCAGCCGGACTCGACCGCGCCCGAGAACAGCACCAGACGCGGCTCGCGGTACGCGCTTCCGATCTCGCTCGCGAAGACGTCGTTCCAGACGTCCTCGGTGTCGGCGAGCACGACCGCGACGAACTCGCGCCGCTCCTGCTCCTGCGCCGACTCCTGGTAGGGCTCGCCGGTCGTCGTGTCGGTCGCGGGTCCCGACACCTGCTCGAGGAGCTGCAGCGGGTCCTGTCCCGTGACGAGCGCGAACAGCAGCAGGACGACGAGTCCCGTGCCGCCGATGCCGACGATGCCACCGCGCGAGACGCGGTGGCCGCGCACGTCCTCGATGTTGGCGCTCTGCCTGCGGCCCCGCCAGCGCATGGCGGGTCTCTATCCCAGGTCGCGGGCTAGGTCAGCAGGGATTCGAGCTCGGCGCCGAAACCGTCGGGATTCGACCACGGCACGAGCAGGCGGTGCGTCGCGCGCGTCATGCCGGTGTAGAGGAGCGCTCGCGCATTCTCCCGCGCGCTCGCGCCGTTGCGCGGCGCGTCCGTCCCGAGCAGCACGACGACGCGCGACTCGAGGCCCTTGAAGCTGTGCACCGTCGACAGCGCGACGCCGCCGTGGTCGAGGACCGCGTCGGCCTTCGTGCCGCGATCTTTCGACAGCCAGTGCAGCGGCACCTGCGCATCCGCGAACGCCTGCTTCAGGAGCGCGACGAGGTCGACGCCGCCCGGGGCTTCGCGCCCAAGGGGGACGCCGAGCTCGTTCACCCTCGATCCCGTGTAAAGGACGGCGAGCTCGTCGGGCATCCAGCCTTGTGCGACGAGCTCCTGGCAACGCGCGGCCGTCCACGCGACCTGCTCGAGGACGTCGGCGCAGCGCTGCACCTCCACCGGCTCGCCGGAGCGCTCGGAGGAGATCGGCACGATCGCGCTCTGGTCGCCGATGCGGATGGTCGTGCCCTCGGCGACGTCGCCCCAGAGAAAGCGCCGCGACAAGGTGTTGATCTCGCGCGTGCAGCGATGATTGACCTTCAAGATCCTCGAGTGCCCGCGCGCACGAACGCCGACGCTCGACAGCGGGAAGCTCCTGCCCTCGTAGATCCGCTGCGCGTTGTCGAGCGCGAGGAGAAAGGTCTCGCGGCCTTCCTCGAGCGCGGCGAGGCAGGCTTGCAGCATCGGGACCGAGAAGTCCTGTCCCTCGTCGACCAGGACCGCGTGGTAGCGCTGCGTGATCCGTCCGTCGCGCAGCGCGTCGAGCAGAAGCTGCGGGTACGCGTCGTCCTCTTCGTAGATTCGCCGCGGGTAGGAGACGCCGGCGCGATCGAGCAGGTCGCGCGCCCACTCGTGGAAGTGCAGGACGGTGAGCGCGCGCTCCTGAAGCTCGCCACCCGCGAACACGCGCGAGCGCAGCCACGCGGCGA containing:
- a CDS encoding neutral zinc metallopeptidase, whose protein sequence is MRWRGRRQSANIEDVRGHRVSRGGIVGIGGTGLVVLLLFALVTGQDPLQLLEQVSGPATDTTTGEPYQESAQEQERREFVAVVLADTEDVWNDVFASEIGSAYREPRLVLFSGAVESGCGFAQAAVGPFYCPLDGKVYIDLQFYDELQERFGAEGDFAQAYVIAHEVGHHVQNLLGVAGKVRDAQQRADRAVANELSVRLELQADCLSGVWANHTQRAKAVLEAGDVEEALGAASAVGDDRIQKRTQGYVVPESFTHGSAEQRARWFRRGFEKGTLAACDTFGVDEP
- a CDS encoding ATP-binding domain-containing protein, with translation MATGYAVEDRLSNANPGEQLTFQWLCDALPDDYDVWHEPRIGGKKPDVVVFGPDLGLLVLEVKDWSADAIVAVEPARSVHLRDVPTAKVYTHPVEQAEQHLFTIKQLLEKHPPCVHMGGDHRGKLQFPFAKGAVLPNVTAREVADLQLCTGYADGAVIAGDEIGSSPRWALQGRQLVERLRCAFSVSFPWTLSAEMRSAVRSVLFPDVMVQRSYADRRAPRPPSGQQLALALGSMREMSPDQRQVALELSGGHQVLQGVAGSGKSDVVAARARILADANPTWRILVLCFNVSLAAWLRSRVFAGGELQERALTVLHFHEWARDLLDRAGVSYPRRIYEEDDAYPQLLLDALRDGRITQRYHAVLVDEGQDFSVPMLQACLAALEEGRETFLLALDNAQRIYEGRSFPLSSVGVRARGHSRILKVNHRCTREINTLSRRFLWGDVAEGTTIRIGDQSAIVPISSERSGEPVEVQRCADVLEQVAWTAARCQELVAQGWMPDELAVLYTGSRVNELGVPLGREAPGGVDLVALLKQAFADAQVPLHWLSKDRGTKADAVLDHGGVALSTVHSFKGLESRVVVLLGTDAPRNGASARENARALLYTGMTRATHRLLVPWSNPDGFGAELESLLT